The Fusobacterium sp. genomic sequence ATGGATATAGTAAATGAACAAGCTGATGTGATGTATTATTCTTATAAAGAGATTCCAGAAGATTTAAAACAAGTTGGAAGAAAAGTAGTAGAGACATTTGATACTAATAGTCGTTTTTTTCATTGTGAATTCTTTAGACTTTTGAATGATAAAGAAGGTCTTGGAAAAAAAGGAGATATAATTGGTCTTGAAGTAAACATGCGTCCACCAGGGGGATATACACCTGATATGATGAATTTTGCAAATGATATAGATGTTTATCAAATATGGGCAAATATGGTAGCATATAATCAAGGATATTTTGATAATCAATCTAGACCATATAATTGTGTATATGCAGCCAGAAGAGATAGTCACAGATATGTTTACAGTAAAGAGGAAACTTTAGCTAAATATAGGGATAATATAGTAATGAAAGAAAGAATGCCAGATATATTCTCAGTAGCTATGGGAAATGACATGCTTACTGCAAGATTTTGTGATATAGAAGAATGTTTTGAATTTATTGATTTCTATTTGGAAAAATATTAAAATATAGGAGGATACAGAATATGCATACAGCTTATTATAAAGAGTACAGTCATATATTGGAAAGAGAAATGGAATTTACAGTATATGGACATAGTGGAAAACCATGTATAGTTTTCCCTGCACAAGATGGAAGATTTTATGATTTTTTTAATTTTGGAATGGTGGATGCTGCTTCAAAATTTATTGAAGAAGGAAAGCTTCAGCTTTTTTGTGTAGATGGAATAGACTGGGAAAGTTGGTCACAAATAGGTGGTGATTATCATTGGAGAATAATGCAGCATGAGAAATGGTTCAATTATATCATAGAAGAAGCTATACCCAAATTCAGAGAAATTTATGGAGAAACTTCTGGGGAATATTATAGAGGGAAATTTTTTACAACTGGTTGCAGTATGGGTGCATATCATGCATTAAATTTTTTTCTTCGACGTCCAGATTGCTTTGATGGGGTAATTGCTTTAAGTGGGCTTTATCATGCAGGATATTTTTTTCCAAATTATAACAATGAAATAATCTATAATAATTCTCCAGTTGATTATATGAGAAATATGCCATGGAATCACTATTATTTAAATATGTATAGGAATTCAAAAATAATACTTTGCTGTGGACAAGGTAGATGGGAAAAAGAATGCATAGAGGATACAAATAGTCTTAAAGAGAGTTTTAAACATCTTCAAGTGCCAGTATGGACAGATTTTTGGGGATATGATGTAGATCATGATTGGCCATGGTGGAAGATACAGTTTCCGTATTTTTTAGATATAGCATTATAATTTACTGAAGGAGCTTATTATGGTTTTAAAACATGAGATTTTTATTGAACCTTTTGGTTTGAATAGACTTTTACATATATATATTCCTGATGATATAAAAAAAGGGGAGAAATTTCCTGTAATGTATATGTTTGATGGACATAATTTATTTTTTGATTCAGATGCAACTTATGGAAAATCTTGGGGAATAAAAAAATTCTTAGATAGCTCTAATACAAGAATAATGATTGTAGGACTAGAATGTAATCATGAAGGAAATAAAAGACTCTGGGAATTTTCTCCTTATTCTTTTAAAGATAAATATTTTGGAAGTGTAAAAGGATATGGTAAAATACTAATAAATTGGATAGCTGACTATTTAAAACCTATGATAGATGAAAATTTTCCAACACTTTCAGAAAGAAAATTTACTGGTCTTGGAGGAAGTTCTATGGGGGGCTTAATGTCAGTTTATGGAACTGCTATAAGATCAGATATATTTTCTATGGGAGCTTGTCTTTCACCTTTTTATGAGCATATATTTAAAAAACTTGTAGAAGAACTTTCAAAAGCAGAAGTAAACCCAGAAACAAAATTTTATATCAGTTGGGGAAGGTATGAAGTACATTCTAAGAAACAATTAGCTGTAGAGTCTGAAAAAAATTTGATTATAAGCAGAATACTAACATTTAAAGGAGTTCAAGTATTTCCACATTTAATGGTAGAAGGTGGACATAATGAAACTTCATGGGAAATGGAAAACCCCATATGGATGACAGAATTAGGGCTTATAAGATAATAAAAAATTTGGAGGGGTATATATGTATTATAGTATTTTTTTAGAAACAGAAAATGATCCTGTAATAAAGAAATGGCTTAATATAAATACTAAAGATGAAATTATTGAAGTATTAAGGAAATTAACTGATGAAGAAGTAAAGAAAATACAAATAGTTGAAACTTCTATTGAAGCTACTGGAGAATATGAGCTTATAAAAAGATTTATTAAAGAAACTCAAATTTTAGGAGAAAAATTCTTTAATGAAAAATATCCTTTTTATTATGCTAAAGATATTACAAATGAAATTGTAGAAAGGTAATATCAAAAAAAATTTTTAAAATTACTTTTTTTAATTTACTGGGAGGGGAAAGGGAATAATGATACTTCATTTAATGAAAAAATTGTTTATGTTTTTTTATATACCTGTTGCTGCTAATGTTCCTTTACTCATATATTCTTATTATAAGAATACCATGAATATTTTATTAACAATTTTATTTAGTTTATTAATATTTGCTTTATGGATATATCTTAATATTTTTCCATATAAAAAAGAAGAACATGCTGGGAAAAGATTGAGAATAATGATAGGTGGGAGAGCTCTGTGTTTTTATTCTCTTTATGGATTTTTAGTTCAAGTGGGTATAATTATATTTTTATATCCATTATTTAAAAAAGAAATTTATAATGAAATACTATGGTTTAATAGCTTATATGCTTTAGGAATAATCTTTTTTCTTTTTCTTAATGGAATCATTCGTATTTTTTTTACTTCGAAATGGTTGAGTTTTAGAAAAAGAATTTTATTAATAATAACTATTTGGATACCATTGATAAACATTTTAGTTCTTTTTTATATTTTAAAAATTATTAAATGTGAATATGAATTTGAATGTTATAAGGTATCTTTAAGGGAAATGAGAGCTGAATCAGATATATGCAAAACAAAATATCCAATAATACTTGTACATGGAGTAGGATTTAGAGATTTTAGACACTTTAATTATTGGGGACGAATTCCAAGAGAATTAATAAGATATGGTTCTTCTATTTATTATGGAAATCAAGAAGCATTTGGAACTATTGAATATAATGGAGAAGATATAAAGAAAAAAATATTAGAAGTGATAGAAGAAACTGGTTGTGAAAAAGTTAATATAATAGCACATTCTAAAGGTGGATTGGATTCACGTTATGCTATAAGTGTACTAGGAATGGATAAATATACAGCTTCACTCACAACAATAAGCACTCCTCATAGAGGATGTCTTTTTGTTGATAAAATATGTAAACTACCAGAAAAGATTTATAGGTGGATTGCTAAATTTTATGATAATATGTTTAAAAGATTAGGTGATAAAAATCCAGATTTTTATGGTGCAATGCATCAATTTACAACATATAATAGTAGAGAATTTAATAAAAATGTAATTGATTCTCCTTTGGTATATTATCAAAGCTATATTTCTATAATGAAAGATTCTTTGAGTGATGTTTTACTTACTATTCCACATTTTTTTATTAAAACTTTAGATGGAGAAAATGATGGATTAGTAAGTATACCTTCTGCTAAGTGGGGGAATTTTAAGGGTGTCATAAGAAATAAATATCATAGAGGGATATCTCATGGTGATATCATAGATTTAAAAAGGCAAGATTATAAAGGATTTGATGTTGTAGAATTTTATGTACAGCTTGTTTCTGAATTAAAAAAAATGAATTTTTAAAAGAGGAAGCTAGTTGCTTCCTCTTTTGTAGTTAGATATCTTTTATTTTTTCTGAAATATATCTGCTCGGGCTCATTTCTTCTTTCCAGTAAGGATCAGAGATATTAAAGTTTTTTCCATATATTTCAAGAAGTCTTTTTAAAGAATTTCTTGGAATATAAGTATCTATTCCCATAAATTTAATTTCTTTTAATGTAGAGTTTGAAAGCTTATAAACAGAAATAACTCCATTTTTATCTTCAAGATAGCATATTACTTTATTATCTTCTCTATCAAAAAGAAATATTTCTATTTCAATTCCTTTGTATTCATACTTGATATTTTTAAGACCTTCATTTTTTAAACTCAAAGAAGAGATTCTTTTAAATCCTTCATTTTCTATGTCTATTATAAATTTTGGAATGAGTTCTTCTTTCATTATTCCAATATCAAAGTTGATATCATGTCCTATAAAGTTATTTTCTCTGATTTTTCCAAGGAGCGTTCCAAATTCCAACCAATATTTCACACCAGTTTTTTTAGATATTTTATTCAATATTTCAAGAACTTCCTTACCAGTTAAAAGTAAATTTTCACCTTGTTTTTCTTTTCTTATTGAATCTTTTCTTTTTTTATTATAACTCTTATTTCTTATATATTTTATTGAAAGATCAAAAATTATCTTAAAAAATATATTTACAAGAATAATCATTACAGATATTGCAGCAGCAGTTCCTATATCTCCAGCATCATTTTTACTTATCATCACTACAGATATAAGTCTTGTTTTTGATGTATAAAGGAAAATAACTGCTGAAATAGTTATCATAGAATTTATAAAATAATATGAAAAGCTTTCAAGAATAGAATCTATTGATAGAGGAATTATAACTTTAAAAATAGTTCTATACCATGAAACTCCCATTATATTAGAAATAGTTTCATACTCATTGTCCAAAGTTTTTAATCTTGCAGTTATAGTAAGAAAAGGTGTTGCAAAGAAATGGATTATATTTGCAAGGATAATTATTCCAAAACTTCCATACAGGAAATTTAATATATTATCTTTAGAGTTAAAGAAGAAAATATATGCAAGCCCTATTGTCAATCCAGGAATGGCATTGGGAAGTATAGAAAGAAAATATCCTATTTTTCTTACAATAATATATTTTTTTTCTCTTTCAACTACATATGCTGTAAGGAAACACAAAATAGTACCAAACACTGCAGAAAAAATTGATACAAAAATACTATTACCAAAAATCTTCCAGACACTTTCTCCCATTATAGTAAAAGTATATGACTTAAGAGTCAAGCTCATATCATAAGGCCAAGTTTTTACAAGAGAAGCAAAAATAACTATTGCAAAAAAAGATATTATAACTAAACTTAAAATATAATTAAAAAACTTAAAAAAAGTGTCT encodes the following:
- a CDS encoding triacylglycerol lipase, with protein sequence MKKLFMFFYIPVAANVPLLIYSYYKNTMNILLTILFSLLIFALWIYLNIFPYKKEEHAGKRLRIMIGGRALCFYSLYGFLVQVGIIIFLYPLFKKEIYNEILWFNSLYALGIIFFLFLNGIIRIFFTSKWLSFRKRILLIITIWIPLINILVLFYILKIIKCEYEFECYKVSLREMRAESDICKTKYPIILVHGVGFRDFRHFNYWGRIPRELIRYGSSIYYGNQEAFGTIEYNGEDIKKKILEVIEETGCEKVNIIAHSKGGLDSRYAISVLGMDKYTASLTTISTPHRGCLFVDKICKLPEKIYRWIAKFYDNMFKRLGDKNPDFYGAMHQFTTYNSREFNKNVIDSPLVYYQSYISIMKDSLSDVLLTIPHFFIKTLDGENDGLVSIPSAKWGNFKGVIRNKYHRGISHGDIIDLKRQDYKGFDVVEFYVQLVSELKKMNF
- a CDS encoding alpha/beta hydrolase-fold protein, which translates into the protein MVLKHEIFIEPFGLNRLLHIYIPDDIKKGEKFPVMYMFDGHNLFFDSDATYGKSWGIKKFLDSSNTRIMIVGLECNHEGNKRLWEFSPYSFKDKYFGSVKGYGKILINWIADYLKPMIDENFPTLSERKFTGLGGSSMGGLMSVYGTAIRSDIFSMGACLSPFYEHIFKKLVEELSKAEVNPETKFYISWGRYEVHSKKQLAVESEKNLIISRILTFKGVQVFPHLMVEGGHNETSWEMENPIWMTELGLIR
- a CDS encoding esterase family protein, with amino-acid sequence MHTAYYKEYSHILEREMEFTVYGHSGKPCIVFPAQDGRFYDFFNFGMVDAASKFIEEGKLQLFCVDGIDWESWSQIGGDYHWRIMQHEKWFNYIIEEAIPKFREIYGETSGEYYRGKFFTTGCSMGAYHALNFFLRRPDCFDGVIALSGLYHAGYFFPNYNNEIIYNNSPVDYMRNMPWNHYYLNMYRNSKIILCCGQGRWEKECIEDTNSLKESFKHLQVPVWTDFWGYDVDHDWPWWKIQFPYFLDIAL
- a CDS encoding putative 2-aminoethylphosphonate ABC transporter permease subunit, which produces MKKDKLIKIILSLILIIFLIISIIFPISNLFIKAFQSKNGNYIGLNNFAEYFNDPVTASSLTNSLKVSITVTILTIAFAFLFSYGINRSNLRGRSLLKGIALLPLFSPTMTHGIALIYLFGRQGIITKTFNLSISIYGFWGIVFAETIFIFPILFFMLVLAFDSEDYRKYEMAEIMGVGKLKQFFTITIPNVKYTLITCFFSGFTLSFTDFGAPKVVGGNYNVLATDIFEEVIGQQNFSMGSAVGILLIIPALFAFIFDIVIKSKSSKIDSKSTRYIIKENKVRDTFFKFFNYILSLVIISFFAIVIFASLVKTWPYDMSLTLKSYTFTIMGESVWKIFGNSIFVSIFSAVFGTILCFLTAYVVEREKKYIIVRKIGYFLSILPNAIPGLTIGLAYIFFFNSKDNILNFLYGSFGIIILANIIHFFATPFLTITARLKTLDNEYETISNIMGVSWYRTIFKVIIPLSIDSILESFSYYFINSMITISAVIFLYTSKTRLISVVMISKNDAGDIGTAAAISVMIILVNIFFKIIFDLSIKYIRNKSYNKKRKDSIRKEKQGENLLLTGKEVLEILNKISKKTGVKYWLEFGTLLGKIRENNFIGHDINFDIGIMKEELIPKFIIDIENEGFKRISSLSLKNEGLKNIKYEYKGIEIEIFLFDREDNKVICYLEDKNGVISVYKLSNSTLKEIKFMGIDTYIPRNSLKRLLEIYGKNFNISDPYWKEEMSPSRYISEKIKDI